The Diabrotica virgifera virgifera chromosome 10, PGI_DIABVI_V3a genome has a window encoding:
- the LOC126878738 gene encoding E3 SUMO-protein ligase ZBED1-like encodes MEETYKRSEIWLHFSPSSDGKAKCNICGIIYSYKGGSTSNLKKHISIKHHTFLNKHASSNTGASSLKRLKPNDDEDAQSIASTSSQITTLTSVSESALPLSSKKLKQPSQTSILSHLNRPCSLRRQQELNDLILHMIVHDLQPISFVENGGFRDLMAGVEPSYVIPSRFTFTYSFLPQKFSQKTEKLKGLLSTASSVSITTDGWTAQHNQTSYLAYTVHFITKDWTLYSTLLKCHQFDDSKTAQHLKDDLYSVVNEWDILEKVFSVTSDNASNIKAAIKLTEWGHIGCFAHTINLIVQSGLEISDVSPLRKKVKAIVEYFHRSTKANTKFKAMQGQMNEGQRSLKLKNDVATRWNST; translated from the exons ATGGAAGAAACATATAAAAGAAGTGAAATTTGGTTACATTTCTCACCTTCATCTGATGGGAAGGCCAAGTGTAATATATGTGGAATAATATATTCCTATAAAGGCGGTTCAACGTCAAATTTGAAGAAACACATATCAATCAAACATCACACCTTTTTAAATAAACATGCTAGTTCCAATACAGGTGCATCATCATTGAAACGATTAA agccaaatgatgatgaagATGCTCAATCCATTGCTTCAACTTCAAGTCAGATTACGACGCTAACAAGTGTATCTGAATCTGCATTGCCTTTGTCgtctaaaaaattaaaacaacccTCTCAAACATCAATATTAAGTCACCTAAATAGACCTTGTTCACTACGACGACAGCAAGAACTCAATGACTTAATTTTACATATGATTGTACATGATTTGCAACCAATTTCATTTGTTGAAAATGGCGGATTCAGGGACCTAATGGCGGGCGTTGAACCATCTTATGTCATTCCCAGTCGTTTTACATTTACCTATTCATTTTTGCCCCAAAAATtcagccaaaaaactgaaaagttGAAAGGTTTGTTGTCCACCGCTAGTTCAGTTTCCATTACCACCGATGGTTGGACTGCTCAACACAATCAAACGAGTTATTTAGCTTATACAGTCCATTTCATTACAAAAGATTGGACGCTTTATTCCACTCTATTAAAATGTCATCAGTTTGATGATAGTAAAACCGCGCAACATTTAAAAGATGACTTATACAGTGTTGTGAATGAATGGGATATCTTAGAAAAAGTCTTCTCGGTAACTTCAGATAATGCTTCAAATATCAAGGCAGCAATAAAGTTGACTGAGTGGGGTCACATTGGATGTTTTGCTCACACGATTAATTTAATTGTTCAAAGTGGGTTAGAAATTTCTGATGTGTCCccattacgaaaaaaagttaaggCGATAGTAGAGTACTTTCATAGAAGTACAAAAGCTAACACTAAATTTAAGGCTATGCAAGGTCAGATGAATGAGGGTCAaagatcattaaaattaaaaaacgatgTAGCGACCAGATGGAACTCTACATAA
- the LOC126893084 gene encoding E3 SUMO-protein ligase ZBED1-like codes for MIERFLKVREPLTATIGILQIPVELLTESEWVALKEMCCVLKPFEQLTTEMSAEQNVTLSKVIVIVKGLLSAVHKIEQSTTSDKIKNLIYHYEKEIGTRFGSAESNTLMARCAFLDPRFKTKVFDSDYNSNSTKEHIQHEVAKLIISERRSEDIIHDHDNDEVNTGEETAAYDDQNLVWEDFDKAVETPKDIDSKAAAIIEVRAYLAESLIPRKENPLEWWKTRAFLYPHLAQLAKKYLCIMSTSVPSERVFSTAGQLISDRRNRLTGENVEMIMFLHENENL; via the coding sequence ATGATTGAGCGTTTTCTAAAAGTTCGCGAGCCTCTAACTGCAACTATAGGAATTCTGCAGATTCCTGTAGAACTGTTGACGGAATCCGAATGGGTCGCTTTAAAAGAAATGTGTTGCGTTTTAAAGCCGTTTGAACAGCTCACTACAGAGATGAGTGCAGAACAAAATGTAACCTTATCGAAGGTAATTGTCATTGTAAAGGGCCTGCTTTCAGCTGTCCATAAAATTGAACAGAGTACAACAAGTGACAAAATTAAGAATCTTATCTATCATTACGAAAAAGAGATAGGGACAAGATTCGGTTCTGCTGAATCAAACACTTTAATGGCAAGATGTGCTTTTTTGGATCCAAGGTTCAAAACCAAAGTGTTTGATTCAGACTATAACTCCAATAGTACCAAAGAGCATATTCAACATGAGGTAGCTAAACTAATCATTTCGGAACGACGGTCGGAAGATATTATTCATGACCATGACAATGACGAAGTGAATACCGGAGAAGAAACGGCCGCATATGACGATCAAAATTTAGTTTGGGAAGACTTTGATAAGGCCGTAGAGACACCAAAAGACATCGACTCAAAAGCAGCAGCAATCATCGAAGTAAGGGCATATTTAGCCGAAAGTCTAATTCCTAGAAAAGAAAACCCTCTGGAATGGTGGAAAACCAGAGCTTTCTTATATCCGCATTTAGCGCAATTGGCCAAAAAATATTTATGCATAATGTCAACATCAGTACCATCAGAGAGGGTATTTTCAACGGCTGGTCAATTAATTTCTGACAGAAGAAATCGATTGACCGGAGAAAATGTGgaaatgataatgtttctacatGAAAATGAAAATCTTTGA